One Hippoglossus stenolepis isolate QCI-W04-F060 chromosome 6, HSTE1.2, whole genome shotgun sequence genomic window, CAACTTACAAGGAActtgtaataaaaaaataaaatactattaTATCTGCTGTATTCTACTACTATATCTGTAGTGTTTGCTCTTGGTGTCTGGACACACATGAAACTATGAAGTGTTTTCTGTAGCAATATGTCGTAACTATGTATTCTGTCAATGGTCAAAGCCAACTTTGTATTTCTCATTTCACATACAAGAGGAATGTTTCTATAGGAGAATGTATGCTGCTCTGATAGTGTCCACAGCTGCAGGTAGTAACTCGATGACCTGGCCTTCATTTTTGTTACAATGATACAGTTCTCCACATTAATGGAGTTCACCCTGCAATCCATATTCCATCAAACATTTTGAATGGAGATGTTGTAATATAACAATTCTATAGCTTTAAGATATGTATTCTGGTCTTCTCGAATGTAACCTCATGTCAATATTCCAAAGAAACTGTcatatgtgttttgttttaaagaaacactATCTTCCTTGATCCAGAATGATGACATGgaacatcagcagcagtgagttTTATTACAATCTCATAAAGGTATATTTGgctcagaaagaaagaaaatgtcaatgaACAGTATGTACCGTACAGAGTACAATGTTAAAAATAACGTTTTATTGAGGAAGTATCAATGTTACATATTGTGTCTTTAAAATTATGGCAACTGTTGGTTTATTGTCTGTCCTTACCTATGAAAATGTTGTCCACCTCTACAAATAACACCAACATTTCTTAATTTTACCAACATGTGGCttaatactgaaaaaaaaaaaaagattaggCTTTCAGTGTCACAGACGAGGACCTAAACTAAATCTCTGCTCGACGTATAAATTAGACAATAAATTAAAGCCAGTGAAAGTCTTCAGATAGCTTTGTACAAATACAAGGAGAGACATAAACTAGTCtgtgttaaaacaacaaaattgaAATATCAAACCTAGAGAATCACAGTAATGGCAAGCTACCAGGAGGTGCCAGGATGATTCCAAACACATAGAAAAGTCCCATGAGGAGGTTGAGCTTGGCCGTCTTCTGGGGGATCTTGGCGTAGTATCGGCTGCGGAACTGCCTCTCCAAGGGGAAGGCCATTGGCAGCGTGAGCAGAGGCAGCGCCATGCTGATGGTGTAACGGGTGGCGAGGATGCAGAAAAGCACATAGGGGACGAAGAGCAGGAGGTTGTAGAGGACATAGGAGAGCGTAGGACCTATGAGGATGGCCAGGGTGACGATGCCTGCCTGCTTGTCAGAGTCCATGTCTCTGGTGTTGTTGCTATGGAGGATGGCTTCTGTGTTGAGCGCCAGCGGGACGGCGTACACTAGCGGCAGCACTGAAAGGTATCCGACCTGTACTGCGTGGGCAAACATGACTGCCAGAGGGCCGAAGGTGATGAGGATTACCACGTCCCCAAGTGCCACGTACTTGAGGCCGATGCCTGGGGAAAAGAGCAAACAGAGGCGATATTTGACTATTTCATTAGTGGTCGTCCACACCTTATCATCAAATACCCAAGAGGGGTAGAAGGGTAGCATCTGTTTTTACAAATTATTGATTAGCATCTGACGTCATcggatgatgatgataaaatgatgtcatcagggttatttACTCAGACTTGCAAAAGCTCCTCCAGGGCTACAATAGACAACCATACAAGTGTTTTCATAGGGTGAGTATTACTTCCCATGAGAACTAAACCAACATTTGTTTCACTTCTTGGATGAAATCTAGTAAACTGTCATGTGAATCACGAAGTGAGCATTAAAACAAGAAGCACAGTTCtgtattttgttaaataaaatgttgacgCTGATGGAAGGTGTGCACTATACACCTCTGAGCTAAGTGTATtgacatttcaaatcaaagGGTCAAAACTAGACCATCTTTTGTATACATTGCATTTTTGTACCCACACATTTTGTGTACGTCACACATGCAAGAAAAATATTAACTTTTTGAGCATCAAACTCAAGTTGgtgtttttcaaagagcaacATTTTTCTGGCAAAAGGAGCCATTAACATGCAATATTGCAgagtgtattttaaataaaatatgtatgcCTCTCcatgtgtgagtgaatgtgtgtgtgcttttggtGACTGAGGTGGCTTATCAACTGAGGCAGCAATCCAAGAGATACAAGTTTTGATTTACTCACCTCCAGTGTATAAAAATGAGCTGGATAGTCCCCCAAAGTAAATAAGAGCTAGATGTTCCAGTCTGAGTGTGGACAGGAAGTAGAGCAGGGTGGCACACAGACACCCCAAAGAATATAACAACGCTCCAAACATGACAACATCCTGCGGTGCCAGAATTTCATCCACTAGAGTCCTATCGTCACTCTTCTTGTGGTCAATCCCTTTGGAGAAGTCATAGTAGGTGTTCACAAGGTTGCCTGCCCCGTGGACTACAAGGACGGCCACCGCACACACCATCAGGATGACCAAGTCCACAGAGCCATCAAGTTTGTACGCCAGGGCGCTGCCGAGGGCCACTGGCGTGAGCGAGGCGCTGAAACTCCACGGTCTCAGCGCCAGCACGTATGCGGCACACTTAAGCCTGACATGTGAGGCGACGCGGGCCATCTTCGACTtgtggtttgtggctcctggAGGGTGATTGGTCATGTTATTCATGCCAGTCTGCCATTGTAGGTCATTGTGACCATTAGATCCAGCCAGAGATAATGTCTCTGCCCTGCTTTGTATCGGCTCTTTGGCCATTTCTGTGCAAGGTGTCTACAGAAGCAGTGATGTTCCCAGATGCCAGAGTTTGATGTTCCtgcaggaataaaaacaaattacagcaGCTAGGTTAGGAACTAGAATTAAGACATATGATCACATCATAcctgttttatcattttcacattgGCCCCCAGTTTATTTTTGGGATGGATTTTAAGATTGTATTGATAACTTTTAAGCCTTTTCTAGGCTGAAAACTAGTGGGACAGCCCCAATCAGAAATTCCCTAAGGAAACAAAGCCGTCTGAGAGGGTGTGttcttttcagtcttttctaaaaacaaaatattttcagacGAAATGTTCCTTATTTACTTGGGATGCCCGGCTATTATTGGTCtctcttattattttattattccttCTGAATTTTAACCATTTGTTTCCCTGTGGTACAGCACTTGGTACTTTGAGCTGAAAAGTCCTccctataaataaagttatcattgttattatttaatcaGAAGAGACACGAGATGGTTGACAGTGCATTGGAAACACAAAGTATGCCACACAAACTCTTACTGCACATAGTCTGACCATTTAAGAGAGGACGTTTGTTTTTGGCCACTGACCAAttcactcaaacacaaagtgCACACAGTTTAATAGTTACATGTCCAATTGCTGCAGCAGAAGTGGTAATCAGGTGGTCCCCAGCAGACCCAGGGGTTACAGAGAGCGAGACCGTTTCTAACAGTAAAAGTCATGTGGGTGGTTTCTGAGCTGAACTGACATTGGCTCGTTGGTAATCTTATTATAACACACGTGGGATTAAACTATTACACATCTCCCGCTCTCACACAGTGGGAAATACAAGGTGGAGGCACCAGATAAGGACACCGATCCGCGGGAGGTGCAAACAACCCCTGGCTAGCTGTTGAGATTATGGGATTAGAGCTAACACGCTAGCCGCAGAGCTAATGTTCTGTGTGCGGGGACAGCAGCTACTTACCAGCTATGTCCTCCGTGTCCGACACCACCCGGGCTCCTCTCTGCTTGCAAACATGTTTCTGTGGCCCGCAGAGTCCGCTCCGTGTCTCAGCGTACGTGTCAACTTGGAGGATACTTGACTGGCTGGCCACTGCTGTACATGACGGGCGCCATTTCCTCCGCTGCAAGTGCACCGTCGCACACAGGTTCGAAGGAAACGCATCATCGCTCGCACAAGGTTCCGGCTTGTGTTTTACTCCGGGAAATAAAAAGTactaaacatgaaaacattaaatataacgATAGAAAGTGTATAATCTCAGAGAAGAGTCATGTTTCATACCACATTGGACTTTATAGACCACAGAACCATAAAATGAAGGCAAAATTAAATACACCACAGGACACGGAATATAAAGAAGTGGGGGAACTGGTCAGTTGTAACACTtgctacaaatacaaaaaagtaaTGCACATCATCAACATGCAATTGGTAAATCCAGTCAAGTACAGgaacacaaagcaaaaaaaaaaagagatggaaaaacaaataaaaaactatatataaatacaaatgaggTAAATTAGAGTACCCCAAGATTCCTCACATTTGCATTGACGTTATTTGGTTTCAGTTTCCCAATGTGCATGACTGAGACACATTCATGCAGCCACTTACCAAAGCACGGTGGAGTTGATGGCCTACAGACTGAATATAATATTTCTTGctattattttgtaattaaacATTGGAGTGGAGAGAAATAACATGTGGGGTTCCTCAAGGCTCCACACATggaacctctttttttttttattgaatcaaGTATTTACTCATTACTTACACTCcacaaatacttttattattttagttattGTTATTCTACGTACaactctattttatttatattcaaatcCATTCATGTATTGTCTTATGTTAATTTTACAATTTGTTATGATGCCTTTTAGATATTATGTATTAAGTATTAAGAATTGCCTGGTTGTTGAAAtttgctatacaaataaaattaccTCATCTTGCCTTACAATAGGAGTTTAATCTAACAAAAATCCTGCTGTAGTAAATCCAATACAAGGAGtcaagtaaaataatgaaaagggCCCTGTGGAATCAGTTTATAATTAAATCTAGTTTTCCACATTGTTCATAGTCCAACGTAGGGTTGAGGGTGGCAGGGTCAGTGGACAGATGATGTATGTTGTTGTGGACAATGGTGGAATACAGCTATGTCATTTAAAAGATGATCTGGACCTTCCAAGAAGAGCTGCATAGCATCATGGGAACAGAGAGGACTGGTTGGGATTAGGACACAGTTCTGGATACAACCTAATTTCCTTTGCCAGTAATTAAACAAGCTATTGACCAGAATTGAGAATAAATGTATTTGGCCAAAGCTGAACCATAACACAACCACGTGGCTACCAAAAGTGAATCTGTTGAGAGTGTCTGAGGCAGAATTGCTTCGCTTGAAAACATGCCGTTTGATGCCAGAAGTTTAGAAGTTTTATTAAACCATGCAACAGTTCTTCTGGGATGCTTTAAATTAACATGAAACCACCCATTTTGAAAATGTAGCTAGAGCTAATGATCTATTTTTACAGCAAACATTTTGACTCCATAGTCATAGTAGGAAAGGACTTGTGTTACTGAGAACGTTTTCTATGACTTGTTCTGATGCATCATGACAGCATGACTACTTCACACTACTGTGTTGATCATGCATTCTTAATAATCAGAATTAATCTGTGCAGGCAATATTTTAATACATCtatatgcaacttcaccactagatgtcactaaattctacacattgaacctttaattCCACCTGCACCTTGAATAATGTTAAGCAGCATGCTGGGATAATTTTCACTTCAAATTCTGTTTTGATGCCCTAGTGAAGAATGTTGTACTTTCACCACCAGACAATCTCTAAATTCAAGTCGTTATTATCAATTGCTGATTCTCAAACTTGTATCTGCTTTTGTATCATCTCGCCTTGATTGCTGTAATGCACTTTACTCCAGTTTCAGCCAGAGCTCCCTATATCTTCAATTAATACAAAACACTGCTGCCCAGCTTTTCACTGAGACATGACCACATTACATATGTGCTTTCTTCTCCACACTGGCTCCCTGTTAAATTTCATAATGATTTTAAATTACAACTGCTCCCTTTTAAGGCCTTAAATGTCCTTGCACCACGATACCTTTCAGACCTTTCAGACCTATTGACCTGCCTTCTTGACCACTAAGATCCAcagatttaattcattttttcgTCCTTGTAAAGCAGTCTGTAACATTGTTAACAAAAGTGccacataaataaaagtttattatcaAAGTTAATTaatgaaatggtaaatggaaACACTTGTCTTTGCATGCATCAATTGCAGAAAAAGACTGCACCTAAAATACCAAATTTGTGCAAAAGATGCTTTCAGTATGAAATGTTTACTGTTTGTACTTTGTACAATCCATCACCCAACCATGGGCCCCAGTGTCACTTCTGCATATGGCATAACTCCAAACTATAATTCAGCTTTTCCATTCCAGAGAGCGTCATGTGTATACTCACCTGCAATGTTCCTGTCACCCTGTCCTCactgaacaaaataaacactaacAAATCACAGAGGGAGGCTATGCAACTCGAGCgctttgacattttacaaaacTCTAAACAATAAATTGTTTGGAAAAACGCTGAAGCTGAATTTCCATTTAGTTGAAGACCTGGAATGTAAAAAGTGGATTTTGTTTGGAGCCCTGGGTTGTTTGGAGTTTGGGGAGATGGTTCACACCCTGACCATTCTCCCTCCATCCAAAGGCCTCTTTGTCTGTGTTCTTCCCTCctgcagaaaatgtgtgtgcatgccatATACTGAAGTACCTTTCCCTTTCCCGCAGCAGCGCTATTACATAAACCTCTGAAAGCCATGTTCAAAATGAACCATCTGATTCCGCTTTAGCTCTTCTCCAGCGGTTGCAGCAAGTGGTTTTTGATCGACAGAGCGCGTTTGGTTTTCATTAGATCGTCTCGACGCTGACCCCCTGCCCCCTCTGGAGTAATGTGAAACCAGCCCTCTGGCAGACGCGCTGTGCGGCCGGAAAGGAGCCGAGcggagctgctgcagactgCGCTGCCTCCACCACCCGGTCCGCAGGCTGCGCCGCTGCCGCAGAGCCCCGCACATTGGTCCGCGCAGCGACACACTGCCGAAACGTGCGATGGCAGAGAAGTAGTGTTCCTACATGCTGAACCTGTGCAGTCTTCGCTGa contains:
- the ubiad1 gene encoding ubiA prenyltransferase domain-containing protein 1, whose product is MAKEPIQSRAETLSLAGSNGHNDLQWQTGMNNMTNHPPGATNHKSKMARVASHVRLKCAAYVLALRPWSFSASLTPVALGSALAYKLDGSVDLVILMVCAVAVLVVHGAGNLVNTYYDFSKGIDHKKSDDRTLVDEILAPQDVVMFGALLYSLGCLCATLLYFLSTLRLEHLALIYFGGLSSSFLYTGGIGLKYVALGDVVILITFGPLAVMFAHAVQVGYLSVLPLVYAVPLALNTEAILHSNNTRDMDSDKQAGIVTLAILIGPTLSYVLYNLLLFVPYVLFCILATRYTISMALPLLTLPMAFPLERQFRSRYYAKIPQKTAKLNLLMGLFYVFGIILAPPGSLPLL